From the Leucobacter tenebrionis genome, one window contains:
- a CDS encoding Lrp/AsnC family transcriptional regulator, which translates to MAEDSKNLRLDAGLDQVDRKIVEELQVNGRVTNAELAERVGVAASTCIARVRSLVSRGIIKGFTASVDPRAMGLGLQVLVSVTVRSGARQRISELSDELRSLPEVMQLFFLGGVEDFIIHLAVRDSDHVRDFVMEHLSAHPAVSSTRTSIVFSHHQNPVQAPDAR; encoded by the coding sequence ATGGCTGAGGATTCGAAGAATCTGCGCCTTGATGCGGGCCTGGATCAGGTGGACCGCAAGATCGTCGAGGAACTGCAGGTCAATGGCCGCGTCACGAACGCCGAATTGGCGGAGCGGGTGGGGGTCGCCGCGTCGACGTGCATCGCACGCGTGCGCAGTCTCGTGTCTCGCGGGATCATCAAGGGGTTCACCGCCTCCGTCGACCCTCGAGCCATGGGGCTCGGGCTGCAGGTGCTGGTGAGCGTGACGGTTCGCTCGGGCGCCAGGCAGCGGATCTCGGAGCTGAGCGACGAGCTGAGATCGCTCCCGGAGGTGATGCAGCTCTTCTTCCTCGGCGGTGTCGAAGACTTCATCATCCATCTCGCCGTGCGCGATTCGGATCACGTGCGCGACTTCGTGATGGAGCATCTCTCGGCGCACCCCGCTGTGTCGTCGACCCGCACGAGCATTGTCTTCAGTCACCACCAGAATCCGGTGCAGGCGCCCGACGCGCGATAG
- a CDS encoding cation:proton antiporter, with protein sequence MEFGLLSVVAVILLVGASILGSRIRVAAPLLLVLIGIGIGYLPFVPLIDVDPEIILVVVLPPLLYSAAVNVPIVDFRRNFRPVIGLSVLLVIISAIAVGFVVHWFVPDIPLAAAIALGAVISPTDAVAATSIGKRLGMPERVVSILEGESLVNDATSLVLLKTATAAVAGSFVLSSATGSFVLSVTVALAVGLLIGVVTVWIRSKLNSPVHDTIISFIVPFVAFIPAEELHASGVLAVVVTGLYTGHHASQRFSASARTNERLNWRTVQFLLENGVFLIMGLQLHSLVAQVGESELRLEHIGLLSIGLVVLLILCRSAFMVPLIASMRRVAARYERRNAGYAHLNERVQNSGIAEKAEGRFSERLRRLDIRARRSAADLEHEREQQLGWRDGVVLSWSGMRGVVTLAAAQSIPVTVPYRPQIVLAAFAVAVITLLLHGLTLPVFIRKLWPDGAGTGREKAELISLSRELYEAADEAIDEAVEEDERTLEKEPGATDDPKHREQSEFAVKRARASARSALLPLAAAAAPTVPVQAHGREHPTQTYQRLVRLALEAQREALLEERAIGRYSSQAIRAAELALDAYETRLTPPSGR encoded by the coding sequence ATGGAATTCGGGCTTCTCTCGGTCGTCGCGGTCATCCTCCTCGTCGGGGCGTCGATCCTGGGCAGCCGGATCCGAGTCGCGGCACCGCTGCTGCTGGTGCTGATCGGGATCGGCATCGGCTACCTCCCCTTCGTGCCCCTCATCGATGTCGACCCCGAGATCATCCTGGTCGTGGTGCTGCCCCCACTGCTCTATTCCGCGGCGGTCAACGTTCCCATCGTCGATTTCCGCCGCAACTTCCGGCCCGTGATCGGGCTCTCGGTGCTGCTCGTGATCATCTCGGCCATCGCCGTCGGGTTCGTCGTGCACTGGTTCGTCCCGGATATTCCGCTCGCGGCCGCGATCGCACTGGGCGCGGTCATCAGCCCGACCGACGCGGTGGCGGCGACCTCCATCGGCAAGCGGCTCGGCATGCCCGAGCGCGTGGTCTCGATCCTCGAGGGCGAGAGTCTCGTCAACGACGCGACGTCGCTCGTGCTGTTGAAGACGGCGACCGCGGCGGTCGCCGGCAGCTTCGTGCTGTCCTCAGCGACGGGTTCGTTCGTGCTCTCGGTCACGGTCGCGCTCGCGGTGGGTCTGCTCATCGGCGTGGTCACCGTGTGGATCCGTTCGAAGCTCAACAGCCCCGTGCACGACACGATCATCTCGTTCATCGTGCCGTTCGTCGCTTTCATCCCCGCCGAGGAGTTGCACGCATCGGGAGTACTGGCCGTCGTCGTGACGGGGCTCTACACCGGCCACCACGCCTCTCAGAGGTTCAGCGCGTCCGCCCGCACCAACGAGCGTCTCAACTGGCGCACAGTGCAGTTCCTGCTCGAGAACGGCGTGTTCCTCATCATGGGGCTGCAACTGCACTCGCTCGTCGCGCAGGTCGGCGAGAGCGAGCTGCGCCTCGAGCACATCGGTCTGCTCTCGATCGGGCTGGTGGTGCTGCTCATCCTGTGCCGTTCGGCATTCATGGTGCCGCTCATCGCGAGCATGCGCCGCGTCGCCGCCCGGTACGAGCGGCGCAACGCGGGCTACGCCCATCTCAACGAACGGGTGCAGAACTCCGGCATCGCGGAGAAGGCCGAGGGCCGCTTCAGCGAGCGTCTCCGCAGACTCGATATCCGCGCCAGGCGATCCGCAGCCGATCTCGAGCACGAGCGCGAGCAGCAGCTCGGGTGGCGCGACGGCGTCGTGCTGTCGTGGAGCGGCATGCGCGGCGTCGTCACCCTCGCGGCGGCGCAGTCGATCCCCGTCACCGTCCCGTACCGCCCTCAGATCGTGCTCGCGGCCTTCGCGGTCGCCGTGATCACCCTGCTGCTGCACGGTCTGACCCTGCCCGTCTTCATCCGCAAGCTGTGGCCCGACGGTGCTGGCACCGGACGGGAGAAGGCCGAGCTCATCTCACTCAGCCGCGAACTGTACGAGGCCGCCGATGAAGCGATCGACGAGGCCGTGGAGGAGGACGAGAGGACGCTCGAGAAAGAGCCCGGCGCCACGGACGACCCGAAGCATCGAGAGCAGTCGGAGTTTGCGGTGAAGCGCGCGCGGGCGAGCGCACGCAGTGCGCTGCTCCCTCTCGCAGCGGCGGCAGCACCGACGGTACCGGTACAGGCGCACGGGAGAGAGCACCCCACTCAGACGTACCAGCGCCTGGTGCGTCTGGCACTCGAAGCGCAGCGCGAGGCGCTGCTCGAGGAGCGCGCGATCGGCCGCTACAGTTCTCAGGCCATTCGCGCCGCGGAACTCGCCCTCGACGCGTACGAGACCAGGCTGACGCCGCCGTCCGGCAGATGA
- a CDS encoding winged helix DNA-binding domain-containing protein — protein sequence MTDIITAEQLLHLRMRALGLGPTPAGIATGSEAAGSARIEAVAEHMLAVQGQDWRSSQFALGLRAPGTDAADVQAAFNEGRVVRSWPMRGTIHVVPASDIGWMQRATGHRVLAGAPKRREFLGMSDAVLEQLVDVSLQALTGLAAEGRGLDRDALSAIWTEAGIDWKSNWRYHIIWWLCQNGLATFGPVHGGEPLLVRADEWIRDPRALEGDEALAELAARYAAARGPVRERDLAWWTGLTAREARRAIQMASESGRIALLRLDGASGAAASLWADPAALDELPRSSHGSAAEWLLLPSFDEHLLGYTDREAQLDPGHFERIVPGRNGMFLATVVADGRVVGTWKRSTRKNGGLELTPLPGMGIDLDALVPAAERWARFHGRETPALTLLPPSEKAS from the coding sequence ATGACCGACATCATCACCGCGGAACAGCTGCTGCATCTGCGCATGCGCGCGCTCGGGCTCGGGCCGACGCCTGCCGGTATCGCGACCGGGTCCGAGGCTGCGGGGTCGGCGCGGATCGAAGCGGTCGCCGAGCACATGCTCGCGGTACAGGGGCAGGACTGGCGATCCTCTCAGTTCGCACTCGGGCTGCGCGCCCCCGGTACCGACGCCGCCGACGTGCAGGCGGCGTTCAACGAGGGCCGCGTCGTGCGATCCTGGCCGATGCGCGGCACGATCCACGTCGTCCCGGCCTCGGACATCGGCTGGATGCAGCGGGCGACGGGGCACCGCGTGCTTGCCGGGGCGCCGAAGCGCCGGGAGTTCCTCGGCATGAGCGATGCGGTGCTCGAGCAATTGGTCGACGTCTCGCTGCAGGCGCTCACGGGGCTGGCGGCCGAGGGGCGGGGCCTCGATCGCGACGCGCTCTCCGCGATCTGGACGGAGGCGGGAATCGACTGGAAGAGCAACTGGCGCTATCACATCATCTGGTGGCTCTGCCAGAACGGCCTGGCCACGTTCGGCCCCGTGCACGGCGGGGAACCGCTGCTGGTCCGGGCCGATGAGTGGATCCGGGATCCGCGAGCGCTCGAGGGCGACGAGGCGCTCGCGGAACTCGCCGCGCGGTACGCGGCGGCGCGCGGCCCGGTGCGGGAGCGGGATCTGGCGTGGTGGACGGGGCTGACCGCGCGAGAGGCCCGCCGAGCGATTCAGATGGCCTCCGAGAGCGGCAGGATCGCGCTGCTGCGACTCGACGGGGCGTCGGGGGCCGCGGCCTCGCTCTGGGCGGATCCCGCGGCGCTCGACGAGCTTCCCCGCTCCTCCCACGGATCCGCTGCCGAGTGGTTGCTGCTGCCGTCCTTCGACGAGCACCTGCTCGGGTACACCGACCGCGAGGCGCAGCTCGACCCCGGTCACTTCGAGCGCATCGTGCCGGGCCGCAACGGCATGTTCCTCGCCACGGTCGTCGCCGATGGCCGCGTGGTCGGCACCTGGAAGCGCAGCACCCGGAAGAACGGCGGCCTCGAACTCACGCCGTTGCCCGGTATGGGCATCGACCTCGACGCACTCGTGCCTGCAGCAGAGCGTTGGGCCCGCTTCCACGGCCGGGAGACGCCCGCGCTCACCCTCCTGCCTCCCTCGGAGAAGGCATCATGA
- a CDS encoding NADH:flavin oxidoreductase/NADH oxidase yields MADPILFRPFRLRNLEVRNRLWASPMCQYSAEHEDGAPGDWHLQHVGALARGGAGLVVMEATAVTPEGRISSRDLGLWNEDQTAAFARVTAIAHSHGARIAVQLAHAGRKASTYPWLPGRPEGSVPVSEGGWQTVAPSEVPFGDFAAPHALSTDEVAGLVEAFAAAADRAVAAGFDAVEVHAAHGYLLHEFLSPLSNLRDDDYGGDAERRARLLREVVRAIRARHADLPILVRISATEWIEGGFGLDEAEQLVARLAEDGVDLIDVSSGGNVPAARIPVGPAYQTPLTAHLRGATPAGSLAFGAVGLITDAAQAESLLVTGQADAIFVGRPLLADPHLPLRWAHELRAPAAASLVPPQYHRARF; encoded by the coding sequence ATGGCCGATCCGATCCTCTTCCGCCCATTCCGACTCCGCAACCTCGAGGTGCGCAACCGCCTCTGGGCGTCCCCCATGTGCCAGTACTCCGCAGAGCACGAGGACGGCGCACCCGGCGACTGGCATCTGCAGCACGTCGGGGCCCTCGCCCGCGGTGGGGCCGGACTCGTGGTGATGGAGGCGACGGCCGTCACACCCGAGGGCCGCATCTCGTCACGCGACCTCGGTCTGTGGAACGAGGACCAGACGGCCGCCTTCGCCAGGGTCACCGCAATCGCGCACTCGCACGGAGCACGCATCGCGGTGCAGCTCGCGCACGCCGGCCGCAAGGCCTCGACCTATCCCTGGTTGCCCGGCCGGCCCGAGGGCAGCGTGCCCGTCTCCGAGGGAGGCTGGCAGACGGTCGCACCCTCCGAGGTCCCGTTCGGGGACTTCGCCGCCCCGCATGCCCTGAGCACCGACGAAGTCGCCGGTCTCGTCGAGGCCTTCGCCGCCGCAGCCGACCGCGCGGTTGCCGCCGGCTTCGACGCCGTCGAGGTGCATGCGGCACACGGCTACCTGCTGCACGAGTTCCTCTCCCCCCTCTCGAATCTGCGCGACGACGACTACGGCGGCGACGCTGAGCGGCGCGCTCGGCTGCTCCGGGAGGTGGTGCGGGCGATTCGGGCGCGGCACGCCGATCTGCCGATCCTCGTGCGGATCTCGGCGACCGAGTGGATCGAGGGCGGCTTCGGTCTCGATGAGGCCGAGCAGCTCGTCGCCCGTCTCGCGGAAGACGGCGTCGACCTGATCGACGTCTCATCCGGCGGCAATGTCCCCGCCGCACGGATCCCGGTCGGTCCCGCTTACCAGACCCCGCTCACCGCGCATCTGCGCGGGGCGACTCCGGCCGGATCCCTCGCTTTCGGCGCCGTCGGCCTCATCACCGACGCGGCTCAGGCGGAGTCGCTCCTGGTCACGGGGCAGGCCGATGCGATCTTCGTGGGGCGCCCGCTGCTCGCGGATCCGCACCTGCCGCTGAGATGGGCCCACGAGCTGCGCGCACCCGCGGCCGCATCGCTCGTGCCGCCGCAGTACCACCGCGCGCGATTCTGA
- a CDS encoding DUF2130 domain-containing protein: protein MHEIKCPHCGRAFTADEAGYADIIKQVRDHEFEQQLSERLELAEQEKEKALELAAVRAAGELQRAAAAKDAELQELRSRLEAEETARKLAVSEALGSVEKERDALANELDRVKREREAAEELAAATLAAELKQTAAAKDSEIQELRSRLEAEETARKLAIAEAVGRVEKERDEFKNGLERAELEKQLAEKSLKDRYEVQLRDRDEAIERLRDLKAKLSTKMVGETLEQHCETTFNQIRATAFPRAHFEKDNDARTGSKGDYIFRDFDTNEAGERGTEIVSIMFEMKNESDTTATKHKNEDFLRELDKDRREKGCEYAVLVSLLEPESDLYNTGIVDVSHRYPKMYVIRPQFFIQLITLLRNAAMNALRYKNELELVKAQNIDITNFENELDAFKGAFGRNYELASKQFQEAIKRIDTSITEMQKVKEQLLKSENNLRLANDKAQGVSIKKLTRGNPTMQAKFAALDSATALNPND, encoded by the coding sequence ATGCATGAGATCAAGTGCCCGCACTGCGGCAGGGCATTCACCGCCGATGAGGCCGGCTACGCCGACATCATCAAGCAGGTGCGCGACCATGAGTTCGAGCAGCAGCTGAGCGAGCGCCTGGAGCTGGCCGAGCAGGAGAAGGAGAAGGCACTCGAACTGGCCGCGGTGCGTGCGGCCGGGGAGCTGCAGCGTGCCGCGGCTGCGAAGGACGCCGAGCTTCAGGAGCTCCGTTCCCGGCTCGAAGCCGAGGAGACCGCGCGGAAGCTCGCGGTCTCTGAAGCGCTCGGTTCGGTCGAGAAGGAGCGGGATGCGCTCGCGAACGAACTGGATCGGGTGAAGCGGGAGCGAGAGGCGGCAGAAGAGCTGGCGGCGGCGACCCTCGCCGCAGAGCTGAAGCAGACGGCAGCTGCGAAGGACTCCGAGATACAGGAGCTCCGGTCGCGGCTGGAGGCGGAGGAGACCGCGCGGAAGCTCGCGATCGCAGAGGCCGTCGGCAGGGTCGAGAAGGAGCGCGACGAGTTCAAGAACGGGTTGGAGCGGGCGGAGCTCGAGAAGCAGCTCGCCGAGAAGTCGCTGAAGGATCGCTACGAGGTGCAGCTGCGGGATCGCGACGAGGCGATCGAGCGCCTGCGCGACCTGAAGGCGAAGCTCTCGACCAAGATGGTGGGCGAGACGCTCGAACAGCACTGCGAGACGACGTTCAATCAGATCCGCGCGACCGCCTTTCCCCGCGCGCACTTCGAGAAGGACAACGACGCCCGCACCGGCAGCAAGGGCGATTACATCTTCCGCGATTTCGATACGAACGAGGCCGGCGAGCGCGGCACCGAGATCGTGTCGATCATGTTCGAGATGAAGAACGAATCCGACACGACCGCCACGAAGCACAAGAACGAGGATTTCCTGAGAGAGCTCGACAAGGATCGGCGGGAGAAGGGCTGCGAGTACGCGGTCCTCGTATCGCTGCTCGAACCGGAGAGCGACCTGTACAACACCGGCATCGTCGACGTCTCCCACAGGTACCCCAAGATGTACGTGATCCGACCGCAGTTCTTCATCCAGCTGATCACGCTCCTGCGCAATGCGGCGATGAACGCCCTGCGCTACAAGAACGAGCTCGAGCTCGTGAAGGCCCAGAACATCGACATCACGAACTTCGAGAACGAGCTCGACGCCTTCAAGGGGGCCTTCGGCCGCAACTACGAGCTCGCCTCGAAGCAGTTCCAGGAGGCGATCAAGCGCATCGATACCTCGATCACCGAGATGCAGAAGGTGAAGGAGCAACTGCTGAAGTCGGAGAACAATCTGCGCCTTGCGAACGACAAGGCCCAGGGGGTCTCGATCAAGAAACTGACGCGGGGCAACCCGACGATGCAGGCCAAGTTCGCCGCCCTCGACAGCGCGACCGCCCTGAACCCGAACGACTGA
- a CDS encoding DEAD/DEAH box helicase — translation MNLGSLLESSAFAEADEAFAAFEEWAWEDRGLRLYPAQEEAVLGIALGSNVILATPTGTGKSLVAIGAHFIALSERRRTVYTAPIKALVSEKFFDLIDVFGASNVGMVTGDTSINPDAPILCCTAEILANLAIRDKDVDNPEAGGITQVIMDEFHYYADPDRGWAWQVPLLLMNDAQFLLMSATLGDVTELAADLSDATGRDTALVTGVERPVPLSFSYEVAPAHEVVESLVENRQTPAYLVHFNQSHAVEQAQALASIRIVDRAGRDEIAEAIGDFRFSTGFGSTLSRLVRAGIGVHHAGMLPRYRRLVEQLAQRGLLRVICGTDTLGVGINVPIRTVVITALTKFDGEKMRRLSAREFHQIAGRAGRAGFDTEGDVIALAPEHEIENAKAVAKAAAKASGGKKVKPAKKKAAPQGFVAWSEQTLEKLVSSQPEPLVSRMRVTHSMVLGVIGRGEEWEGEALNTMQMLIFDSHEPKARQYAHARTAIEIFRTLRNGGIVEVHEHIDESGRTQKLLRLTVELQANFALNQPLSPFALAAIELLDPESDGYALDVISIIEATLEDPRAILRAQEHRARGEAVAAMKAEGIEYDERMELLEQVTHPQPLKELLDEAFHEYTKEVPWARDYELRPKAVVRDMVERAFGFRDLVSFYQLGRAEGGVLRYLSDAYRALERTIPEQAKTPELEELIDWLGELVRQIDSSLIDEWEELSNPEAAAAHASELAHAADSEVVVAPPTRSVLRNERAFTVMVRNALFRRVQAAAFERYEELAELDGGGAPGTAFGEQAWRDALDGYYTEYDEIRVDADARAAGLLEIDRDPETVAEGVWRFRQVLLDPAGDRDWGIEGVIDLAASEAEGEPVVRVQRVGPHTGS, via the coding sequence ATGAATCTGGGATCGTTGCTCGAGTCCTCCGCGTTCGCGGAGGCGGACGAGGCGTTCGCCGCCTTCGAGGAGTGGGCCTGGGAAGACCGCGGGCTGCGGCTGTACCCGGCGCAGGAGGAGGCGGTGCTCGGCATCGCGCTGGGCAGCAACGTGATCCTCGCGACGCCCACGGGCACCGGTAAGTCGCTCGTCGCCATCGGTGCGCACTTCATCGCCCTATCCGAGCGGCGCCGAACCGTGTACACGGCGCCCATCAAGGCGCTCGTGAGCGAGAAGTTCTTCGACCTGATCGACGTCTTCGGAGCATCCAACGTCGGGATGGTCACCGGAGACACCTCTATCAACCCCGATGCGCCCATCCTCTGCTGCACCGCGGAGATCCTCGCCAATCTCGCGATCCGCGACAAAGACGTCGACAACCCGGAGGCCGGCGGGATCACCCAGGTGATCATGGACGAGTTCCACTATTACGCCGATCCCGATCGGGGCTGGGCCTGGCAGGTGCCGCTTCTGCTGATGAACGATGCCCAGTTCCTGCTCATGTCGGCCACCCTCGGCGACGTCACCGAGCTGGCGGCCGATCTGAGCGACGCGACCGGGCGAGACACCGCCCTCGTGACCGGAGTGGAGCGCCCGGTCCCGCTGAGCTTCAGCTACGAGGTCGCTCCCGCCCACGAAGTCGTGGAGAGCCTCGTCGAGAACCGGCAGACCCCGGCCTACCTGGTGCACTTCAACCAGTCCCATGCGGTCGAGCAGGCGCAAGCACTCGCCAGCATTCGCATCGTCGATCGCGCCGGTCGCGATGAGATCGCAGAGGCCATCGGGGACTTCCGCTTCTCCACGGGCTTCGGCTCCACGCTCTCGCGCCTCGTGAGGGCGGGGATCGGCGTGCACCACGCCGGGATGCTGCCGCGTTACCGGCGCCTCGTGGAGCAGCTCGCGCAGCGGGGCCTGCTCCGGGTGATCTGCGGCACGGACACGCTCGGCGTCGGCATCAACGTTCCCATCCGGACGGTCGTGATCACCGCGCTCACCAAGTTCGACGGCGAGAAGATGCGCCGCCTCAGTGCACGCGAATTCCACCAGATCGCGGGGCGCGCCGGCCGGGCGGGCTTCGATACCGAGGGGGACGTGATCGCGCTCGCGCCCGAGCACGAGATCGAGAACGCGAAGGCGGTGGCCAAGGCTGCCGCGAAGGCGAGCGGCGGGAAGAAGGTGAAGCCCGCCAAGAAGAAGGCGGCGCCGCAGGGCTTCGTCGCCTGGAGCGAGCAGACGCTCGAGAAGCTGGTCTCGTCGCAACCGGAACCGCTCGTCAGCCGCATGCGCGTCACTCACTCGATGGTGCTCGGCGTGATCGGCCGCGGCGAGGAGTGGGAGGGCGAAGCCCTCAATACAATGCAGATGCTCATCTTCGACAGCCACGAGCCGAAGGCGCGTCAATACGCGCACGCTCGCACGGCCATCGAGATCTTCCGCACGCTGCGCAACGGGGGCATCGTCGAGGTGCACGAGCACATCGACGAGAGCGGACGTACGCAGAAGCTGCTGCGGCTCACGGTCGAACTGCAGGCGAACTTCGCCCTGAACCAGCCGCTGTCGCCCTTCGCCCTCGCTGCGATCGAGCTGCTCGATCCCGAATCGGATGGCTACGCCCTCGACGTGATCTCGATCATCGAGGCCACCCTCGAGGATCCCCGAGCCATTCTGCGAGCCCAGGAGCACAGGGCCCGCGGAGAGGCCGTCGCCGCGATGAAGGCCGAGGGCATCGAGTACGACGAGCGCATGGAACTGCTCGAGCAGGTCACGCATCCGCAGCCGCTCAAGGAGCTGCTCGACGAGGCGTTCCACGAGTACACGAAAGAGGTGCCGTGGGCGCGCGACTACGAGCTGCGCCCCAAGGCGGTGGTGCGCGACATGGTGGAGCGCGCGTTCGGGTTCCGCGACCTGGTCTCCTTCTATCAACTGGGCCGCGCGGAAGGCGGGGTGCTGCGCTACCTCAGCGACGCCTATCGCGCGCTCGAGCGCACCATTCCCGAGCAGGCGAAGACGCCCGAGCTCGAAGAGCTCATCGACTGGCTCGGCGAGCTGGTGCGCCAGATCGACTCGAGCCTTATCGACGAGTGGGAGGAACTGTCGAACCCGGAAGCGGCAGCAGCGCACGCGTCCGAGCTCGCGCATGCAGCGGACAGCGAGGTCGTCGTCGCTCCACCGACCCGCTCCGTGCTGCGCAACGAGCGGGCCTTCACGGTGATGGTGCGCAATGCGCTGTTCCGTCGGGTGCAGGCGGCGGCGTTCGAGCGCTACGAGGAGCTCGCCGAGCTCGACGGCGGGGGCGCGCCGGGCACAGCCTTCGGCGAGCAGGCGTGGCGCGACGCGCTCGACGGCTACTACACCGAGTACGACGAGATCCGCGTCGACGCCGACGCCCGCGCCGCGGGGCTTCTCGAGATCGACCGCGACCCCGAGACCGTGGCCGAGGGCGTCTGGCGCTTCCGGCAGGTGCTGCTCGACCCCGCGGGAGACCGCGACTGGGGGATTGAGGGTGTCATCGATCTGGCCGCGTCCGAAGCCGAGGGCGAGCCCGTGGTGCGGGTGCAGCGCGTCGGGCCGCACACCGGTTCCTGA
- a CDS encoding glycosyltransferase family 2 protein, which translates to MFIIFIVLIAVGLLVWGVTATNAEAAWQPVQITLAGVWTVLYNAEVPDLTIVAISLGAALLFVVIVVATERIVANRYRRTPLEVADRTLAPKRIMAQTRGVFTGEVTVTVLIPAHNEEASLPDTLASLRDQTVAPQRVLVIADNCTDRTAEVARRFGAEVFETVGNTHKKGGALNQALSDLLPGMGDNDAVLVMDADTQLSEGFIATAVERFTWDRALMAVGGLFQGEEGHGILGQFQRNEYFRYQREISRRDGRVFVLTGTGTAFRATALRAVAEARGSSLPGIRGDVYDTFALTEDNELTIAIKSLGGLMVSPQQCAVTTELMPTWRMLWAQRLRWQRGALENLGAYGVTPQTFRYWSQQVAIGYGVFALFAYFALMFLMLTAMDTWVWFPFWLGVGLLFAVERTVTAWRGGWRARVLAALVIPELVYDCFLNLAFLKGVIEISAGRRPTWKHVQHTAAESPTGEPGAGGATQQFERGDTAATRQGVQ; encoded by the coding sequence GTGTTCATCATCTTCATCGTGCTCATAGCGGTCGGCCTGCTGGTCTGGGGAGTCACCGCGACGAACGCGGAGGCCGCGTGGCAACCGGTGCAGATCACCCTCGCGGGGGTGTGGACGGTGCTCTACAACGCCGAGGTGCCGGACCTCACGATCGTCGCGATATCGCTCGGCGCCGCGCTCCTCTTCGTGGTCATCGTCGTGGCGACCGAGCGCATCGTCGCGAACCGATACCGCCGCACCCCGCTCGAGGTCGCCGATCGCACGCTGGCCCCGAAGCGCATCATGGCGCAGACGAGGGGCGTCTTCACGGGCGAGGTCACCGTCACCGTGCTGATCCCGGCCCACAACGAAGAGGCGTCCCTGCCCGACACGCTCGCCTCGCTGCGCGACCAGACCGTCGCCCCGCAGCGCGTGCTCGTGATCGCCGACAACTGCACCGACCGCACCGCCGAGGTCGCCCGGCGCTTCGGCGCTGAGGTCTTCGAAACCGTCGGCAACACCCACAAGAAGGGCGGGGCGCTCAACCAGGCGCTCTCGGACCTGCTTCCGGGCATGGGCGACAACGATGCCGTGCTCGTCATGGACGCCGACACCCAGCTGAGCGAGGGGTTCATCGCGACCGCCGTCGAGCGCTTCACCTGGGATCGCGCGCTCATGGCGGTCGGCGGCCTCTTCCAGGGGGAGGAGGGGCACGGCATTCTGGGACAGTTCCAGCGCAATGAGTACTTCCGGTACCAGCGGGAGATCTCGCGCCGCGACGGGCGGGTCTTCGTGCTCACGGGTACGGGCACGGCCTTCCGGGCGACTGCGCTGCGTGCGGTCGCGGAAGCGCGCGGCTCGTCCCTTCCCGGCATCAGAGGCGATGTCTACGACACCTTCGCTCTGACCGAGGACAACGAGCTGACGATCGCGATCAAGTCGCTCGGAGGGCTGATGGTGTCTCCGCAGCAGTGCGCGGTGACCACCGAGCTGATGCCGACCTGGCGGATGCTCTGGGCGCAGCGCCTGCGCTGGCAGCGCGGGGCACTGGAGAACCTGGGAGCGTACGGCGTGACTCCCCAGACCTTCAGGTACTGGAGCCAGCAGGTCGCGATCGGCTACGGGGTGTTCGCGCTCTTCGCCTACTTCGCCCTGATGTTCTTGATGCTCACCGCCATGGATACCTGGGTGTGGTTCCCGTTCTGGCTGGGCGTCGGCCTGCTGTTCGCGGTCGAGCGTACCGTCACCGCTTGGCGCGGCGGGTGGCGGGCGCGGGTGCTCGCGGCGCTCGTCATTCCCGAGCTGGTCTACGACTGCTTCCTCAACCTCGCCTTCTTGAAGGGCGTGATCGAGATCTCGGCGGGGCGGCGACCCACCTGGAAGCACGTTCAGCACACGGCCGCAGAGTCCCCGACCGGTGAACCGGGTGCAGGCGGCGCCACTCAGCAGTTCGAGCGCGGCGACACCGCCGCGACGCGGCAGGGGGTGCAGTGA